The Bacillota bacterium DNA segment TTTAAGACGCATAAGAGCTTCGCCCTCATCCAGCCTTCCGGTTTTAACATTAAATATAGGCTGATAATGCACTTCTATATTGCCTGAATGAAGAGCCTGCTCTAAGCGCTCTTTAATCCTTCTTGATTCTTGCATTTCCTCGCCTATATAATGGTTGTAAAAGCAGACATTATCATTTGCGCTCTCTTTTGCTTTCATAAGCGCAAGCTCTGCCGATTGTGTCAGCTGCTGTTCCAAATTGCCAAATTCGGGATAGCTTACTATACCAATATTGCATCCGCATATATATTCGATATCTTCAATAAACCATGATTTTTTGAAACGAGCCTTTATTATCGACAGTATATTTTCGCATTCGTTAGGATTTTCTATTATTAAGAGGTAAGAATCCGATTCCCAGCGGTAGGCATTCATATCACAAAATGATGATAAAAATCTTCCGACTTGCTGTAATAATAAGTCGCCCGCTTCACTTCCAAACATTCGATTAAAATTAGCAAAGTCACTAATATCAAGCAGGCCGCAGTAAAAATTATTGTTATTACGGCAAAGCTTTTCAATTTTTCTTATCCCGGCTATCCTGTTTGGCATATCGGTAATATTATCGGTAAGCCAGGCCTGCTCAAGACGCAGGTGCTGCTGTTTGAATTCTGTTATATCTGATCGGGAACATAAATGTGCCTTATGCCCATTTGGCCAGTCTATAACAGTATCAAAAACTGAAAAATATCGATTTTCATCAGGCTCATAATATTCCCAGCTATATGAATTTGATATTATTTTATCCTCTTTATAAAGACGATGCAATTTGCAGAAATCACATGGTTTGGAACGACCGTAGAGAACTTCATAACAAGGTTTGCCAATTTTGTTATGACCCGGTGATCCGATTAACGCTTTATTTGCATACAGCAGCTCATACGACGAAAGATCTGTTACGTAAATATATTCATATAGGTTGTCAAAGACCTCTGCGAGAGCATGATCGTATAATTCTAAATATTGAGATTTATAACAGCGTGTTATAAGGAGCGATAATATATTAGACGCAATTAGAAGACAGTGTAATTCATCAGTATTCCAAATTCTTTTCTTTCGGCAGCCATCAAAACCCATATAACCTAGAATTTTATTATTAGAAACGACAGGAATAAACACTGTTGAAAATATATTCTGTTCATCAAAATATTTTTTTAGATTTCCTTCAAGTTTTGATGTATCATTGCAGATATATACAGTATTATTTTCAAAATCTGATTTAAGCTCTGTTATCATATTTGTCGTTATACTAAGTATGCCAGGCATTTTTGATAGGATTCCAGAATTACACCATTCGTGGAGATTAGAAACTACATTGTTTTCTGAG contains these protein-coding regions:
- a CDS encoding bifunctional diguanylate cyclase/phosphodiesterase — its product is MTQCIFRTLNESNDENAIDYFIKELGSILHVDRTFIAEYDSENNVVSNLHEWCNSGILSKMPGILSITTNMITELKSDFENNTVYICNDTSKLEGNLKKYFDEQNIFSTVFIPVVSNNKILGYMGFDGCRKKRIWNTDELHCLLIASNILSLLITRCYKSQYLELYDHALAEVFDNLYEYIYVTDLSSYELLYANKALIGSPGHNKIGKPCYEVLYGRSKPCDFCKLHRLYKEDKIISNSYSWEYYEPDENRYFSVFDTVIDWPNGHKAHLCSRSDITEFKQQHLRLEQAWLTDNITDMPNRIAGIRKIEKLCRNNNNFYCGLLDISDFANFNRMFGSEAGDLLLQQVGRFLSSFCDMNAYRWESDSYLLIIENPNECENILSIIKARFKKSWFIEDIEYICGCNIGIVSYPEFGNLEQQLTQSAELALMKAKESANDNVCFYNHYIGEEMQESRRIKERLEQALHSGNIEVHYQPIFNVKTGRLDEGEALMRLKDNDGSFIPPSKFIPIAEKSGLIVDAGYFLLNEVCKFIAKTDTEMRININLSVIQLMKDSLCSDVKSILKQNGIPPGKIGFEITESEVIHSFDKAQSVIEDLTSFGIEFSFDDFGSGYSGIAYLSKMSMHALKIDKSLIDSICDSEKTFQLVSMLIDIAHKFNMVVVAEGVENKNTVDVLSGIGCDYIQGFYYARPVPESEFINHYMQGSLT